A DNA window from Thiopseudomonas alkaliphila contains the following coding sequences:
- the ileS gene encoding isoleucine--tRNA ligase produces MTDYKATLNLPATAFPMKAGLPTREPKMLEHWDSINLYQKMRKVGEGRPRFILHDGPPYANGSIHIGHAVNKIIKDMIVRSKTLSGFDAPYIPGWDCHGLPIEHKVEVTHGKNLPADKTRELCREYAAEQIEGQKQDFIRLGVLGDWDNPYLTMDYANEAGEVRALAKMVEGGFVFKGLKPVNWCFDCRSALAEAEIEYQDKQSDAIDVGFICEDQDLLANAFGLSQLDKPAQVVIWTTTPWTIPANQALNIHPEAEYALVDVGDKYLLLADALVEHNLERYGLTGTVVARAKGEALENIRFKHPLYERFSPAYLADYVELDAGTGIVHSAPAYGEDDFYTCKKYGMTNDDILNPVQSNGVYVDDLPFFGGQFIWKANASIIEKLQENGALLKHQPIQHSYMHCWRHKTPLIYRATAQWFVGMDKQPNAGETLRERALEGIEQTVFTPAWGKARLHNMIAGRPDWCISRQRNWGVPIPFFLHKATGELHPRTVELMEAVAERIEQQGIEAWFKLEAEELLGAEAADYDKVTDTLDVWFDSGTTHWHVLRGSHPLGHAEGPRADLYLEGSDQHRGWFHSSLLTGCAIDGHPPYRGLLTHGFTVDEKGHKMSKSLGNVIIPQQVIDRLGADILRLWVSSADYSGEMAVSDTILQRSADAYRRIRNTARFLLSNLNGFDPATDLVPFEQMVDLDRWVVDAAARLQDEIIEAYEEYRFHNVYQKVHNFCVQELGGFYLDIIKDRQYTTGADSLPRRSCQTAMYLIAEALVRWIAPVLAFTAEEIWQNLPGEHNESVMLSTWFEGLARLPEGAELDQGYWQQLMQVKTAVNKELENQRNAKVIGGNLQAEVTLYAAPELAEQLTKLSDELRFVLITSTASVASLAEAPTEAVETEVEGLKLLVKKSEQPKCGRCWHHRADVGVNAAHPEICGRCVDNLEGEGEVRHYA; encoded by the coding sequence ATGACCGACTATAAAGCGACACTTAATTTGCCAGCCACCGCTTTCCCGATGAAAGCTGGCTTGCCAACACGTGAACCCAAAATGTTGGAGCACTGGGACAGTATTAATCTGTACCAAAAAATGCGTAAAGTTGGTGAAGGTCGCCCTCGTTTTATTCTGCACGATGGCCCTCCCTATGCCAACGGCAGTATTCATATTGGTCATGCAGTCAACAAAATTATTAAAGATATGATTGTGCGCAGTAAAACCCTTTCAGGATTTGATGCGCCCTATATTCCAGGTTGGGATTGCCACGGTCTGCCAATTGAGCACAAGGTTGAAGTCACCCACGGTAAAAATTTACCGGCAGATAAAACCCGTGAGTTATGCCGTGAATATGCCGCTGAGCAAATTGAAGGGCAAAAGCAAGACTTTATTCGTCTGGGTGTATTAGGTGACTGGGATAATCCCTACTTAACCATGGATTACGCTAACGAAGCTGGTGAAGTGCGAGCGTTGGCGAAAATGGTTGAAGGCGGCTTTGTCTTTAAAGGTTTAAAGCCAGTGAACTGGTGCTTTGATTGCCGCTCTGCATTGGCTGAAGCAGAGATTGAGTACCAAGACAAACAGTCTGATGCAATTGACGTGGGCTTTATCTGTGAAGACCAGGACCTACTAGCCAATGCTTTTGGCTTAAGTCAGTTAGACAAGCCAGCGCAAGTAGTAATCTGGACCACGACACCTTGGACCATTCCTGCTAACCAAGCGTTAAATATTCATCCAGAAGCTGAATATGCACTGGTGGATGTGGGTGATAAGTATTTATTACTGGCCGATGCGTTGGTTGAGCATAACTTAGAGCGCTACGGTTTAACTGGCACTGTGGTGGCGCGGGCTAAAGGTGAAGCCTTAGAAAATATTCGCTTTAAGCATCCTCTGTATGAGCGCTTTTCGCCAGCCTATCTTGCGGATTACGTTGAGTTAGATGCCGGTACCGGTATTGTGCACTCAGCGCCGGCTTATGGTGAAGATGACTTCTATACCTGCAAAAAGTACGGCATGACTAATGACGATATCCTCAACCCGGTGCAAAGCAATGGGGTTTATGTGGATGATCTGCCGTTCTTTGGTGGGCAGTTCATTTGGAAGGCCAATGCGAGCATTATTGAAAAGCTGCAAGAAAACGGTGCGCTACTTAAGCATCAACCGATTCAGCACAGCTATATGCATTGCTGGCGCCACAAAACCCCTTTAATTTATCGTGCCACGGCTCAGTGGTTTGTCGGCATGGATAAGCAGCCCAATGCAGGTGAAACGCTGCGCGAGCGTGCACTTGAAGGTATTGAGCAAACCGTATTTACACCTGCTTGGGGTAAGGCGCGTTTGCACAATATGATTGCAGGGCGTCCAGACTGGTGTATCTCCCGTCAACGTAATTGGGGGGTACCGATCCCATTCTTCCTGCATAAAGCCACCGGTGAGTTACACCCGCGTACGGTTGAGCTAATGGAAGCAGTGGCAGAGCGTATTGAGCAACAAGGGATTGAAGCCTGGTTTAAGCTTGAGGCAGAAGAGTTACTGGGGGCAGAAGCGGCGGATTACGACAAAGTGACCGATACGCTGGATGTATGGTTTGACTCGGGTACCACTCACTGGCATGTGCTACGTGGTTCGCATCCGTTAGGTCATGCCGAAGGCCCACGGGCTGACTTGTACTTAGAAGGTTCGGATCAACACCGTGGCTGGTTCCACTCATCATTATTAACGGGTTGTGCCATTGATGGCCATCCACCCTATCGTGGCTTATTAACCCACGGTTTCACTGTGGATGAGAAAGGCCACAAAATGTCCAAGTCATTGGGCAACGTGATTATTCCGCAGCAAGTGATTGATCGTTTAGGTGCTGATATTTTACGTTTGTGGGTGTCATCGGCTGACTACTCCGGCGAAATGGCAGTATCTGACACCATTTTACAGCGCAGTGCTGATGCTTATCGCCGTATCCGTAACACCGCACGTTTCTTGCTTTCTAACCTTAACGGTTTTGATCCCGCAACCGACTTGGTGCCGTTTGAACAAATGGTGGATTTAGATCGTTGGGTAGTGGACGCTGCAGCACGTTTGCAAGATGAAATTATCGAAGCTTATGAAGAGTATCGCTTCCATAATGTTTATCAAAAAGTGCATAACTTCTGTGTGCAAGAACTGGGTGGTTTTTACTTAGATATTATTAAAGACCGTCAGTACACCACGGGGGCCGATAGCTTGCCGCGTCGCTCGTGCCAGACCGCGATGTACCTTATTGCTGAAGCTTTAGTGCGCTGGATTGCCCCAGTCTTGGCCTTTACTGCAGAAGAAATTTGGCAGAATCTGCCAGGCGAGCATAACGAGTCCGTGATGCTCAGTACTTGGTTCGAAGGCTTAGCCCGTTTACCAGAAGGCGCTGAGCTAGACCAAGGTTACTGGCAGCAGTTGATGCAAGTTAAAACTGCAGTTAACAAAGAGCTAGAAAATCAGCGAAATGCCAAGGTTATTGGCGGTAACTTACAAGCAGAAGTCACGCTGTATGCAGCGCCTGAATTAGCAGAGCAGTTAACTAAACTGAGCGATGAGCTGCGTTTTGTGCTGATTACTTCAACTGCCAGCGTTGCATCGTTAGCCGAGGCACCGACGGAAGCTGTGGAGACAGAGGTTGAAGGGCTTAAGCTGCTAGTGAAAAAGTCTGAGCAGCCAAAATGTGGTCGTTGTTGGCATCACCGTGCTGATGTGGGAGTTAATGCAGCACACCCAGAGATTTGTGGGCGCTGTGTGGATAACCT